The genomic region CCAGATTCACCAAGTCGCGACGTAGGGCCGCAGCATCGGTGAATCGGATGCCATACATTCCGAGCGCACGCGCGGCCTTTACGTTGGATTCGACGTCGTCAATGTACACGGCGGATTTCGCATCAATCGCGAATCGCTCAAGTAACAGTTGGAAGATTCTCGGGTCGGGCTTCACCAGCTTCACTTCACCGGAAAGCATAATTCCCCGAAACCACTGCAACCAGTCAAAGCGTTTCACCGCCCAGGGGTAGGTTTCAGCCGACCAGTTGCTCAGCGCATATAGTGGAACACCTTCAGAGCGCAGTTCAGCCAGGAGGGAAACGCTCCCGGGGATGGTCCCGGCCAGCAT from Terriglobales bacterium harbors:
- a CDS encoding HAD family phosphatase; protein product: MKSEPSVVVFDLGGVLVDWNPRYLYRKLFNGNEGAMEHFLATVCTPAWNLQQDAGRSFAEACGSLKALHPEKSALIDAWFDRFDEMLAGTIPGSVSLLAELRSEGVPLYALSNWSAETYPWAVKRFDWLQWFRGIMLSGEVKLVKPDPRIFQLLLERFAIDAKSAVYIDDVESNVKAARALGMYGIRFTDAAALRRDLVNLGLLRHDAPTKNRAARAQPESGAGGKG